Proteins encoded in a region of the Mercenaria mercenaria strain notata chromosome 1, MADL_Memer_1, whole genome shotgun sequence genome:
- the LOC123541255 gene encoding uncharacterized protein LOC123541255, whose amino-acid sequence MFHTPEHCHDMSLRMSEVLEDIGINERMVLKTRKAVLLEETMYTVTPRATNNQITVFNFGSRSEATTTPGLKSDLDNLVSLDYFIVINDLSEWTPNVSNFLMIKDDKTPPGYCFLQKLRADAPLPETQEDGNHFVKDINGRILHKNTVLDDIVIEGRQRKGPSLAATGQSGVFDSDTVSAFPCKSWPASAKACLDKLDENIWVTEDMKRYARTAKCLVVGVGNKVSENEAFEWRVSTSLAERCMMFNLNITQIRCYILMKMILKTYINLGNESYVSSFMCKTVLLHCMANKPTLMWDECSFLNCLTYCLFILSRCILSENCPHFIIHENNLMAGKLTSHVKTRLHERMSKLIPCDGTTLFGIRFDDFGRRLQIKLNMINGGLLNITQRDLNIRATTNVLFLNTAASILDNYNTLVHSMKDDILNMNMKNLLQPVQHLASNYRNGDILAKLACRLITPLYCTFIGCLIASQNLQNNNTVSPQAFTWMEAGLNSDVASGRLKFASVVYSTGDMERAAGILHDIEEKYKIEVTEPVCGCYDFHKPYIRKGFGQVSSQSDVEAVKNIVAFCVRFLRSEIRIVPHELRYELYRSTQEDMQCREFWDNVWMDCVLVDSLPYLYFLQYKTYGVLQRSEEQQQALSKLWSAIKTERNLGHKETALNLLGQCMEQEQRPVDALQCYRLSLRVRERNNSAKIHICKCLANIFRRIP is encoded by the coding sequence ATGTTTCACACACCAGAGCACTGCCACGATATGTCTTTGAGAATGTCAGAGGTCCTCGAAGATATTGGTATAAATGAAAGAATGGTTCTGAAGACGAGGAAGGCAGTTTTATTGGAAGAAACCATGTACACAGTCACACCCCGAGCAACAAACAATCAAATAACTGTTTTCAACTTCGGCAGTAGGTCTGAAGCTACTACAACACCTGGACTTAAATCAGATTTAGACAACCTTGTCAGCTTAGATTATTTCATTGTGATAAATGACTTATCTGAATGGACACCTAACGTTAGTAACTTCCTGATGATTAAGGACGATAAAACACCACCTGGTTATTGTTTTCTACAGAAGCTTAGAGCAGATGCTCCTCTTCCTGAGACACAAGAAGATGGAAATCACTTTGTCAAAGACATAAATGGACGAATATTGCATAAGAATACTGTTCTTGATGATATTGTGATTGAAGGTCGCCAACGAAAGGGACCGTCATTAGCAGCAACTGGACAATCTGGTGTTTTCGATAGTGACACCGTATCAGCATTTCCTTGTAAATCATGGCCAGCGTCGGCTAAAGCCTGCCTTGATAAGCTAGACGAAAACATATGGGTAACAGAAGATATGAAAAGATATGCAAGAACTGCAAAGTGTTTAGTTGTTGGTGTTGGAAATAAAGTCAGTGAAAATGAGGCTTTTGAATGGAGAGTTTCTACCTCATTAGCTGAGCGTTGCATGATGTTCAATTTGAACATTACTCAAATAAGatgttatatcttaatgaaaatgatcCTAAAAACATACATTAACCTTGGCAATGAAAGTTACgtttcaagtttcatgtgtaaaacagttttGTTGCACTGTATGGCAAATAAACCTACACTCATGTGGGACGAATGTAGTTTCTTGAATTGTCTGACCTACTGCTTATTTATATTGAGTAGGTGTATATTAAGTGAAAACTGTCCACATTTTATTATTCATGAAAACAATTTAATGGCAGGAAAATTAACCAGCCATGTCAAAACTCGGTTACATGAGCGAATGTCAAAGCTAATACCATGTGATGGAACGACGCTTTTTGGAATTCGTTTTGATGACTTTGGTCGAAGACTTCAGATAAAGCTTAACATGATAAATGGGGGGCTTCTCAATATTACTCAACGAGATTTAAACATTAGGGCCACTACGAATGTTTTATTTCTCAACACAGCTGCTAGCATTTTAGATAATTATAATACACTTGTTCATAGCATGAAAGATGACATTTTAAACATGAATATGAAAAATCTCCTACAACCAGTGCAACACCTGGCAAGTAACTATAGAAATGGTGACATATTAGCAAAGTTAGCATGCAGGCTGATCACACCTCTATATTGTACCTTCATAGGGTGTCTGATTGCCTcacaaaacttacaaaataacaaCACAGTTTCGCCTCAAGCTTTTACATGGATGGAAGCAGGACTTAACTCAGATGTTGCTTCAGGCAGACTAAAATTTGCGTCTGTAGTATATAGTACAGGAGACATGGAAAGAGCTGCTGGAATACTTCATGATAtagaagaaaaatataaaatagaagtCACTGAGCCTGTATGTGGCTGCTACGACTTTCATAAACCTTATATAAGAAAGGGATTTGGTCAGGTTTCCAGTCAATCTGATGTAGAGGCAGTCAAGAATATCGTTGCTTTCTGTGTTCGATTTCTTCGAAGTGAGATACGTATTGTACCACATGAGCTTCGGTATGAACTATATAGATCAACACAAGAGGACATGCAATGCAGGGAGTTTTGGGATAATGTGTGGATGGACTGTGTTTTGGTAGACTCACTTCCATACctttattttctacaatacaaGACATACGGTGTCCTGCAGAGATCTGAGGAACAGCAGCAAGCACTGAGCAAACTTTGGTCGGCAATTAAAACAGAGCGTAATCTTGGACATAAAGAAACGGCACTGAATCTACTAGGACAGTGTATGGAACAGGAACAAAGACCTGTTGATGCTCTGCAATGTTACAGATTGTCGCTACGTGTCAGGGAAAGGAATAATTCTGCAAAAATTCATATCTGCAAATGTCTGGCTAATATATTTAGACGGATTCCCTGA